Below is a genomic region from Salvelinus fontinalis isolate EN_2023a chromosome 2, ASM2944872v1, whole genome shotgun sequence.
TGGGATATATTTATGTAACTCCATAGTTTAATAGCTCAAACAAAATCGTGGAGGGTCGGATTTGTAACTAGCTTGCAGCTGTCAGCCGGTTAAGTAGCTAGCCAGCTTCAAACACTACATTTCAGTGTGGTTGGTTGACAGCCTTTGATATAAGATTAACTGGTGAATTGACGATGCTTTTTTGAATATCAAGCGTTACTTGACAGATACTTGTAATGGGTAAAGACTATTATAAAGTGTTGGGTATACAGAAAGGCGCCTCTGAGGACGAGATAAAGAAGGCGTATCGAAAGCAGGCCCTGCGATATCACCCTGATAAAAACAAGTCCACTGGAGCTGAGGATAAATTCAAAGAGATCGCCGAGGCCTATGATGTCCTCAGCGACGCAAAGAAAAAGGATATATATGACCGATATGGAGAAGAAGGTAACGCATCAACTTTTGGTTCCACGCAGTGAGGTGCACCATTGTAACCTAAACTGTTTTGCGCAATCGACGTTGTCAGGTTTGCCAACTATGTAACGTTACTAGCTGTATCAGCCGTGGTCGTTGTTTTTGACAACTTCTAGCTAACGTTATTATTTAAATGTTACTGTTTGTGTTTTTCTTTGAGTGTAGCCCTAGAAACTATTGTAGttattacattggaagcaactgAGCGCCGGAAACAGTCAGAGGCACTACAATTCTCTCGAGAACTTGCTGGAACTTTCCTGCTTATTCTGAGTTCAAACTGTCAGTGGGGCTAGGTAGTTCACATCACAACGTTAATTCCCTCCTTCTGTCACGTCCGCTCATGGTCTGTGACACATTGCAGAACACCTTTTCAGAAACACTGCTCTGTCACAGTGACCCCTGAAAACACAGGTGGAAATGTAACATGCTTTAGCATTATTTATTTAGAGAGATGGTATGTCTGGAAGTGTTGAAAGTGTGTTGTGTATAAGTGATTCAAAGGGatttaaaataaacattttgatgTTTGTTCTTGTGTTCTAAAATAGCAATTTTGATGTTGTGTTCACTCTTACAGGCCTGAAGGGGCACACAGCCGGCGGGGGTGGTGGTCCCAATGGCcccaacaactacaactacaccttCCATGGAGATCCTCACGCCATGTTTACAGAGTTTTTTGGCGGCCGCAGCCCATTCGACCAGTTCTTCGCACGCAACGGGGACGATGACATGGACACTGATGACCCCTTTGCGGCATTTGGTATGGGAGGGATGGGGGGTATGCCGGGTGGAATGGGAGGGTTCCACCAACACCAGAGGTCCTTCAAATCCCGACCAGGGGGTCCCCACGGGGGCCGTGAGAAGAAGAAGGATTCTCCGGTGGTGCACGAGCTGAAGGTGAGCCTGGAGGAGGTGTTCTCCGGCTGCACCAAGAAGATGAAGATCTCCAGGAAGCGGCTGAACCCGGACGGCTGCAGCATGCGCAGCGAGGACAAGATCCTGACAGTGGACATCAAGCGAGGCTGGAAGGAAGGGACCAAGATCACCTTCCccagggagggagatgagacgCCCACTAACATTCCTGCTGACGTGGTGTTTGTGGTCAAAGACAAACCCCATCCTGTGTTCCGCCGGGATGGCTCCGATATCATCTACCCTGCTAGAGTGTCCC
It encodes:
- the LOC129827920 gene encoding dnaJ homolog subfamily B member 1-like, giving the protein MGKDYYKVLGIQKGASEDEIKKAYRKQALRYHPDKNKSTGAEDKFKEIAEAYDVLSDAKKKDIYDRYGEEGLKGHTAGGGGGPNGPNNYNYTFHGDPHAMFTEFFGGRSPFDQFFARNGDDDMDTDDPFAAFGMGGMGGMPGGMGGFHQHQRSFKSRPGGPHGGREKKKDSPVVHELKVSLEEVFSGCTKKMKISRKRLNPDGCSMRSEDKILTVDIKRGWKEGTKITFPREGDETPTNIPADVVFVVKDKPHPVFRRDGSDIIYPARVSLRDALCGCTVSAPTLDGRTVTVTSRDMVKPGMKKRIVGEGLPLSKCPEKRGDMVLEFVVKFPENLGQSARDALTQILPP